A single genomic interval of Zingiber officinale cultivar Zhangliang chromosome 4A, Zo_v1.1, whole genome shotgun sequence harbors:
- the LOC121971681 gene encoding guanylate kinase 2, chloroplastic/mitochondrial-like: MDKARFLMGPLHHFGPPPTRTPLSSSARPCSMIFRRLLTSLARSQTAPFPGLPRPISPPAISRNTVLSRLGFFARRREGIRSLLMSLSSLAEEAKRTPFVPLPPSTADKAGLFKRLEAMLGSPFSSDPFSPPPNPLILVISGPSGVGKDAVIKRLLEVRDGLHFVVTATSRPQRPGEVDGKDYYFVSKEEFLSMIERDELLEHAIVYGDYKGIPKKQIRDYLAKGFDIVLRVDIQGAATLRSVLGDSAVFIFLVAESEEALVKRLVSRKTETPEMLLIRVATAREEVRHMKEFDYVVTNAEGKLDNAVKLVESIIDAEKARIHSRNIRI; the protein is encoded by the exons ATGGACAAAGCTCGATTCCTAATGGGGCCGCTTCACCACTTCGGTCCACCGCCGACGCGAACGCCGCTCTCTAGCTCCGCTCGTCCTTGTTCCATGATCTTTCggaggctcctcacctcccttGCTCGATCGCAGACCGCTCCATTCCCCGGTCTTCCTCGGCCTATCTCCCCTCCCGCTATCTCGAGGAACACCGTCCTGAGCCGGTTGGGGTTCTTTGCGAGACGTAGGGAGGGCATTAGGTCTCTTCTCATGTCCTTGTCCTCCCTTGCAGAGGAAGCGAAACGCACTCCCTTTGTTCCTCTTCCGCCTTCCACTGCCGATAAG GCTGGCTTGTTCAAGCGACTTGAAGCCATGCTAGGTTCGCCTTTCAGTTCTGATCCTTTTTCTCCGCCGCCAAATCCCTTAATTCTTGTTATTAGTGGACCAAGTGGTGTTGGTAAAGATGCAGTTATCAAA AGGCTACTTGAAGTTCGGGATGGGCTTCATTTTGTTGTTACAGCAACCAGCCGTCCACAACGACCAGGTGAAGTTGATGGAAAGGACTACTATTTTGTCAGCAAAGAGGAGTTTCTCTCGATGATTGAAAGGGATGAGCTTTTAGAACATGCTATTGTTTATGGCGATTACAAAGGAATTCCTAAGAAGCAG ATTCGCGATTACCTGGCTAAAGGGTTTGACATTGTATTGAGGGTGGATATACAAGGTGCTGCTACATTGAGGTCAGTACTGGGTGATTCAGCAGTGTTCATCTTCCTGGTTGCAGAGAGTGAAGAAGCATTAGTCAAGAGGCTTGTATCTCGTAAGACAGAAACCCCAGAAATGCTTCTTATTAGAGTTGCAACCGCTAGAGAGGAGGTTAGGCATATGAAAGAATTTGACTATGTTGTCACAAATGCTGAAGGGAAGCTCGACAATGCAGTGAAACTTGTAGAGTCTATCATCGATGCTGAGAAGGCTAGAATCCATAGCCGCAACATTAGGATCTAG